One window of Trifolium pratense cultivar HEN17-A07 linkage group LG5, ARS_RC_1.1, whole genome shotgun sequence genomic DNA carries:
- the LOC123887461 gene encoding 60S ribosomal protein L28-2-like: MATVPGPLVWEIVKKNNSFLVKEFGNNTQSVQFSRESNNLYNLNSYKFSGLANKKTVTIQPAGKDAVLLATTKARKQNKPSALTHKSVMKKEFRRMAKAVQNQVADNYYRPDLKKAALARLSAVHRSLKVAKSGVKKRNRQALKVHGRK; encoded by the exons ATGGCGACAGTACCAGGGCCACTCGTATGGGAGATCGTGAAGAAGAACAACTCATTTTTGGTTAAAGAGTTTGGAAATAACACTCAGAGTGTTCAATTCAGCAGAGAGAGTAACAATCTCTACAATCTCAACTCTTACAAGTTCTCTG GTTTGGCAAACAAGAAAACTGTTACCATTCAGCCTGCTGGTAAAGATGCTGTGTTGTTGGCTACAACAAAGGCAAGGAAGCAAAACAAGCCTTCTGCTTTGACTCACAAATCGGTCATGAAGAAGGAGTTCCGCAGGATGGCAAAGGCTGTTCAAAATCAG GTGGCAGATAATTACTACAGGCCTGATCTGAAGAAGGCAGCTCTTGCAAGGCTTAGTGCAGTTCACAGAAGCCTCAAAGTTGCCAAGTCGGGTGTCAAGAAGAGGAATAGACAAGCTTTGAAGGTCCATGGCAGGAAATGA